CCCtggtaaaagtaaaaaatgaatctgttcatccatgatgctgcgGGACTGCGCTAAGCTTTTGCTGCTGATGTTATGTCGAGCAGACAGAaaaattaagtcgtgatcatgagaaaacatgaaagaagaaaataatactCTAtagttttattcctcacatataATACTTCAAAAAAGGTTAGGTTAATCCACATAAGTGGAATTTGTTTTTAAGTTAAGTTTTTAAAGTGAAGTTCTTTCACTGTACAGATATTGGTTACAAATGAGTCAGGAGactttttttacacactgtaaACTTGATGCGAACATTAGCGGTAGTATTATTACAGACTTTTTCCTCTCAGTGAAACCCGACTCACTGTCGACCACTTTGCCATCTGTTTCTCCTTCTCGACGCCTCTTGCCTTGACTCTGTAATTTGGCTAAACAACGCTTCATTTCAGGGTCATTACAGGGAATAAATGTGACATGGCAGGTCAGTTTTTAATTTCTAACTTTAGCCTTTTCTTTTGTAGAGGAGGGGCTTGGACACATGGGATATGTTGTCCTGAAAGGCACTGAGAGCATACAAAATTACTACAACAAgcaccaagacacacacacacacactactgtaaTCTTTATTACTCTACAGCCTTCATTATTATAAACCAGAATAACTTGACAGTGATGTTCACCGCCGCCATGTcgtttaaataacaataatgaaaaCGGCTTTGCATTAGGCAAATCAAGCAGGTGGAGAGACAAGGACACACAGCGATGTCCTGAGACAGAGCCGAGTCCTAGTTTTTGTTTGGATTTCCTCAGATTAACATGAGGTGctatagaaatgtatttatatgtgAGAAGCAGGTAACCAAAACGGTCTGacgtcacacagacacacctggGACACCACACCTAATCAATATCCCTCGTGCATGACAGGAAAggaaacaacaaacaaacaaacaaacaaaaactgaattacgaaaaataaaactatttcaaaAACAGATATAAATTACAGATAGggttaaaagattaaaaaaaaaacctacagtaTGGGATGTAGGATTAGGATCAAGGGGACATGGAGGTCTTTGTTAGGCTAGCGGTATTAACTACTTATGCTAATTACAttacatattaattaaatattttttaaagaataataacaataaaatttaAGGTTCAATTCAAGTAGAGCgttgcatttattatttaggtttctatctctctatctcacacacacacacgggtagCATGTAGGTTATACTGTCTTTaggctgtttgttttgttttgctagaTTTTATTCCGTCTGCATGAGCAAAAAATTGAGACGAAGACAAAATTTCGCGTCTTCGACCCGATTCTCAGAtaccaagtgtgtgtgtgtttattataaaaGTGCATAAGTATATGGACTAAACCCAGCATGGCTGCTCCAGGACAGTCAGCTTAGCtagcacacattcatacacacatttactctGGACAAAAGGTGAACGAGAGTTTTCCTCAGAAGACCGAGTATATTTCAGATCATCTTTAAGAAGCCCAGTCTCCAGAAAACACTCACCTGTCTTGAAGACGTGAGCGAAGAGGGTCAAGAAAAGACAAATCATGTCTGACGTTACCGGCTGCTCGGCCCCGGTCTCTCTCACGAGCTCCTCGGAGAAAAGGAGCGCGCGCAAGAACGTCTCGAGTATGGAAAGCCAAATGGGTCATTAGTCGCGTGCATAGTTTTCTCTGTGTGACGTTTAAAagcgctgttttgttttttttgacacgACGCATTTAACCACTccatcattccactttattacacataactttatttatggagtttaaatgttgtgaattctttatatttatggatttcttgagttaatactgatatctggtgaGAATTTCacatgaatagcctcattggaaatatccatccatccatccatcttctataccacttatccttttcagggtcatgggggaacctggagcctatcccagggagcatggggcacaaggctgggtacaccctggacagggtgccaatccatcgcagggcacacaagcacatacacattcacacacccattcatacactatggacactttgtacaagccaatcagtctaccatgcatgtctttggactgggggaggaaaccggagtacccggaggaaacccctgcagcatggggagaacatgcaaactccgcacacacagtcATTGGAAATAtagtcactgaaaaaaaaaatgttgacgcatccaatacttatttctctaACTGtttgtggttcttccccaaactgtttacacaaatttggaagcacacaactgtatgtttttgtaaCATTAAGTTTGCCCTTCAATGTAGCTATGTAACAATGTAATTaccaaacataataataaacatacagGTTTCACTGTGGATACATCTGAAAAAGCAGCAGtacaaaaaggaaaagacaaatgTGTTGCTGCCATTGAAATATAGTGGCAAAGACAGGCATAGCTACACTGCAGCCCAACTAGTGAGGAAAAATCTTTCATTTGACAATTTTGTCATTagtaattcatttttatttataaataatgcaAATGCAATTATCAGAGCATGTACAGTATTGGACATCACATAGAGAGATTACGCCTTCCTCTTTAaggaaatacaacacaaaaaaGAACCTAAGGTTTAAATTGTCTCTGAATCATCCTTCAGTGGCCTGACTCCAAGGAAGAGTCTTCGACAGTCctaatctttaaacaaaatgggTAAAAGATGGTTTTCAAACATTCCAATTTCCCAAACATGGCTACCATTATGATACTATACACATCATGTTTACCAGAGAACATGTTTCTCGTCTAAAGGTCGATGTTAGCATTTGGTCAGGAAAAGCTTGTCCTAAATCGTTGTAAGAACAGCATCCACCTTGAGATTAACACCATACTGAAAAGAATGCAGGAGGAATTCATTACAGGTTTGATCTTTCTCTTCTGAATTCAGCTTACACGGGTGTTCCCTCCTTTTTCTGCTGTTCCTGGCTGCGGAAGTACTCTTTGCTGAGCAGAACATCTCGTTTAAGAGGTAGGCTGGGTTCAGGTAAGGTGCTGGCATCAACACCGAGCTCCTTGGCTTGCTGTGCTAACATCATGGCACGCAGGAGCGGTGGGTAGCGCACATGTCGGATGGGGGGTTCGGGGACAGGCTCGAAACGTGTAAAGGCCTCTTCTTCGTGTTTGGGTACCAAGCGCCAGTCGTGATACATGACCTTATCTATCTCCTTCTCAGAGGCTTCTTCCTTACCTGGAACACAATGCAAATGcagtacatatataaataatcattaCATCTAACATTTAGGAGAAACCCAATGTGGATGCCTGTACATACTGATCATTGGTCTCACTGGAGACCAAAGCTGATCTGGTATTATTCACCATATTATCAAACACTGTATTCTAACACTAAAAATCCATTATCTAAAGATGGTGAGCATAATGTAGCTGCATAAATTGCTAAGCTAAACTTTGTGCTCCCTAGAGAGGGAAGTAATAAGTAGTAAGAACCCAACtagagcttgtatgttttttaaGTTCCTCAGATCCCATATTTTAAAAGCCAAAAAGCTTTGTATCTGTTGAGTTTCACTTAGTTATTTTTCCTGTgtttaattgattaaaaaaaaaaaaatcctgattcTACACTTACCTTTAAATGTCAAAATGCCCCACGCTTTCCCATGGTCCATATTCTACAGGAGGAAAACAAGACAAATAAGTCACTACGTTCCTAACCTTTGACTCTAAAATGCTTCATGCTTTTCGTACGTTTCTGTCCATTTTTTAACTAGCCAGACTCTACAAACTCGGAGCGAGACATCCAATACTTGTACCTCTGCTGTATAGTCTACTTTCACTTTAGTTATCTTCCAGTAGCAGGGCTCGGTGTGCTCCTCCAGCCACGACTTCCGTGTAAAGAGCCGTCCCACACCGAACATGCGCATGCCAGCCAGGAGCCTGAAGAGTGGAGTCTCTTTCCGCACGTCCTGCCAGGCCAGCACTGGCAGCCTCTTACCGGTGAACGGCCGTGTCATGGTTTCATAGTCCAGGGCATAGCGTTGTGAATCCCGCGGCCGATTTTTCAGCTCTTGATAAGCCCGGATCTTTCGGGCCATCTCAGCAATCAGTCTCAAGCGCTtctttttcaccattgtgactaaagaaaaacagacaagaGAGATAAACACATAACATATAAGTGTACAATTCAGACTGATGGAGCGTGGTCATCTGACATACTACCAGATGAATGGCACAGTATGTCACTTTTAATCACAGGCAGGGCTGTGGTACAAATCGGCCAGAAGGGCTAAGCTCCCCCTTCCTTTCAAACACAGAAAGGTTTAATTTTTTGGCATTTATATCAGCTTATatgctgttaacaaatgtctTGAGACAAAATAGTTTGGTGGAGCCAAGCATATCTCCATTAGTGGTCATTTAGAAAAACAtgcagaatggtatgaagatgTGAGGCTTGGGctgatttcttcttttctttaaagcccagactgtagattcagtAACAGTCATGTCTCGtgattacatttatacattttatatttattcatttagcagacgcttttatccaaagcaacttacaaatgaggaaatacaagcaaagcaatatatcaagcggagaacgatacaagtagtgctaccatacaagatttataattgctTCTAGAGAAGCAAAATGTGTGGAGTAGAGCTGTAAGTATCAGTGTAAGCATagaaggcttttttttctttgttttttgtttaagtaTGTTTTTTGAAGACAGTGATagattctgctgtccagattgaggttggaagtttttgggctgatatttttttattgagagTTACTGAGAAGGCGAATGTGAAATAAGGTCCCAGGCATGATGAGgtgtattatttactttttcatactatttttttttttttttaacccaaagATTAATTTGGAGAATAACAAAAAGAGTAGAGAGACTAAGATTTGTCCATTTATCCAACCAAagtacaaatgaaacaaaaggaCAGATAACACGAGTGtatgtttaatacattttggtTTGAACTCAATAGAGCATTACAGactacaacaaaaataattacaaatgcaGCTGCCTATCTACCTttaagagtgagtgagtgagtgagtgagtgagtgtgtgtgtgtgtgagagagagagagagagagagagagagagagagagagagagtgttagtTTATCCCACATCGTTTATTATACCATCAATGAGACCTTGTGTCAAAGTATTCCTCAGCCCTGACAGCTTCACTGTTGAGCCAATAATATTAGATTTTACCCCATATCTAATATAACGCCTAGCCATCACTGTTCACAAGCTTGAACTGCCCACCATGCATGTATACTGAAAATAATGTGAATAAAAGATCACAGTATACTGGTACAGCATTTCTTACTGGGACACTGACAATGCGTTTGACAAACTCCTGCTTGATAGCTACAGAACCCAGAAGCGTCACGTGTAGATGTAGAGCAAATGGTCTAGTCCTACATGATACAAATAATATACACCCAAACAGtacaatgctttaaaaaaaacaacgtaaaaaataataattaaacaacacATACATGTGATCGCGATAACCACGACAATAATAACACGTTTCTCCTacctgttttatttgatttgaccTCCACAAACGCAACTTCCGGTACAGTGGCAGCAAAGTAAGCGTGTCGTTCGGAAACAGGGCTACAGCTCCGACAGTTCCTAGCTGTTCTCGTAAAATGACCGagtaaaaaagtaaatgtaaatgaaatataatttatataaatgttgtctcctttttgaaatacatcatagACCTAATTAAAATATTCTCTTTGACAGTTTATGAGGTACATCATCTACCACGGGGGTTCTCAAACCTTTAGCTTTAACTAGttatataaactcagcaaaaaaaaaaaaaaagaaaaaaaaaagaaacgtcccttattgtattttatttgagtgtattttaaagataatttggTAAAATTCAAATAAGTTTTACAGAcatttattggaaagggtttaaacaatatTATTCATGCTTGTTCGATGagccataaacaattattgcacatgcacctgtggaacagtcctcaagatatgaacagtttacaggaggtaggcaattaaggtcacagttacaaaaACTTAGCACACTAAacagacctttctactgactctgaaaaacaccagaagaaagatgcctagggttcctgctcacctgcgtgaacatgccatagacctgctgcagggaggcatgaggactgcagatgtgtccagagcaataaactgcaatgtcggtaatgtaagatgcctaagacggtgctacagggagacaggaagggcAGCTGATcctccttgcagtggaaaatgacatgtaaccatgtgccccgcccccagacgtgatggagaacttgaaaatgccttggtggaaaaTCTCACAGCAAGGAATGACAAAtttggtgcagtccatgaggatgagatgcactgtagtacttaaagcagctggaggccaccagatactaactgttacttttaatattgacccccctttgttcagggactcattattccatttctgttcttcAAATGTCTGCTGACACACCTGACAGATTCATACAAAAGAAACATCCATTAACCACCCTTTCAGTGTCACTGTTGTGCCGAAAATGGTATACTATACAAACAATAACTTGGTTATTATAAATTAGCAACTGACAGTCAGTGCACCTATATGGTAGGCGTACCTTATAAAAGGGCCAATGAATGTAGATGCGTAGGTTGATGTGCctaaaaaccaaaccaaataaaGGGGTGTACACTCAACCAGTTTTTAATCCTTTATTAcgcttaaaaaacaaacaacctaTATATCCAGCCATTTTCCCCCCGGTGTATATGATTTTCATTCAACTCTTTTAATCATACATCAGTTGAAGCCCATGCTTGACATATAGTAAAGGGAGATCGAGAAAAGAGAATAAGCtaatacatataatacatacaATATGTACAGAACAGACTGAATTTTCAGCCCCATCCTCCCCCGCATTTTCCATTCTTCACAGTAAGACAAAAAGCTCAGTATGAGATGGTCATACATAATTTGAAGATGCAAGATACAGGAAAAATAGCAAAAAGACAACATCAGAAAGCTGGCATCATTGAAGCTGTATacaaatctatccatccatccattttccataccacttataaTACACAGGGCTGCAGGGAGCTTGGACCCTACCCCAGGGAACAAAGCAGAGGACACCCTGtatgggatgccaacccataGCAGGGTACAAAcagaatttggaaatgccaggtCAGCCTACAACAAATCAGCATACACGACGCACGTCATTGGActgggaaggaaaccggagtacccagaggaagctcccgaagcacggggagaacatgtaaactccacacagggcaggggtgtGAGGGACACCGTGCCCCACCTGCTGTATACAAATGTTGTAGTTATAATGTAATTTGATGACATAATTGCATATCCTGAAGGTCTGCCAATCTGACTCAAATCAGTGTAGAGAAATGCTTGGCCAGGAGTGTCTGCAGATTTTCCAGAGACCACAACTTGGGAAGGAAAAGACAAGTGGATGACAATCTTTCAAAAATGGCAGTGAGCATGTTGATATTCTGGGCTCAACAAATTTTACCCTATTTATCAATCTGGTCACTACCATTTCTAGGAGGTTGTGATCTACTTGTCCTTTCTTCCTGGTAAAAATATATGAACTATcaaaatatacacataaaacTCAGTATATACACAGGAGGCCAACATTAGTACATAGGCCTAAAACATCATATTCAGGGTCTAAACTGTCTgctaaaatagaaaacaatgttgttttcttttgtaaattGTACATTCATAGCCAATggacaaatgtttaaaaaaaaaaaaaaaaaaaacccccccgaGTCATTTTTAGTTTTCTTGCAATCAAAACAGAGATGGATTGAACTGATGACGCGGTGATTAATCAGAAAAATACTACAGCCAAACCATacatgttggcacctctgcttTGAAGACACCCCTGTATACCATTATATTGTGGCATAGCTGTATAAAAGACATTAATGTGATTCTTCTAAACTTCTCAAAATGTAGTAACTGCAAGAAATAGATGTAATAAATGTAGCATACAGTACTAGATTCAGCACATCAATGCTATACTGATGAGACCTGCTGTCAAACTAGTCAAGTATCCATCTGAGTGTCCATTTTACTCATTCTACTTGCTTGGATATAAGCTATGTTGAAGTACAGGTAGACAAGGGCACAGTGCTGAAGGTTACAGGTAACGCTAAAGTTAATACTGAGATTTTATATAACAGTTCACGCAGGATGGAAAAGtgagatatattttttgatCCAAAACCCTGAAAGAGAGAGCAGGGACAGAGCAGGAACATTGAGCACTATGCTATAAAGTAGAATGACAGTTCATTGTTTCGttgtgattcatcagactgCATGTGCGTGTCTTTTACATGATCTGTACATCAGAAAAGTTTCTGACTATGGTCCACACAATgaaatgcaattttaacagtCCCACAGAAATTAAAATCTAACAGTATGTGGAGAGGCTTCTTGTTAAATCAGATACATTAATATCTTagacgtgtgttttttttgacaGTCCACTGTATACGAGTCTGCAACTGAAAACACTTGACAATGTATTAATTgtaagagtgagtgagtaagtaagtgtgagtgtgtgtgtgagattgtgtgtatgtatatgcgCCTCAGGTCCAGCGGCAGCGTTTCCTCTGGCAGGCCTCAGGGTCGGAAGCGCAGCCGTCCGACTCGCTGCCTGAAGAGGGCccggctggtgtgtgtgtgtttgagtttgtATGCATATGTGAGTGGTCTAAGCTTAGCACCCAGCCAAGTTTGGAATGTAGAAGGTGCCTGAGTCCTGGTGGGAGGGGCAGCACTCTGAGGGCGTCGGCTCCTGAAGGGAGGAGCTTACGCAGGCGCCAGCAGCAGAGGTACTGGAGTGAGGTGGGAGCGGAGACCGAGCGGATCACCTTCATGCTGCTTTTGGCAGCTGTGGAACATGCCATGGGGAACACACGCTTGTTCTGCAGCTCTGTAGCAGCTACACctatacacattcaaacacacattGCATTAAAAAATGCCATGGAACAGAAATAATGCATATATAGGACTAATAACTGAACTCATCCTTACTCAGCGTGCGTTCTAATACTTTTATTATCCCTTATTGACTTCTATGTGTGATCTGTACGGTCTGTTTCCTTCAAACTACGTACTACATGGCATTCTGACCAAGTCTGCAGATATGGTAACTCAGCGGTCATTTCACTTAAAGGGGAAGTTTGCAATTCTTGGCAACCCTCTGCCTCCTGTAAAGAAAAGTgcaattacaataaaaaaaaaaaaaatcacaagtctAAATTCCTCTTCTCCTTAACTGacaaatgtttatgtttttaaaggAAGCAAACTTGTGGGCCATAAAAAGGTTTAATTTTAGAAGCCTACAATAAATCTCTAATCAAtattgaaatacaaaaaaaaagcttgaaatgaataaacGAACACAGTCCATTGCATGGTAATATCGCAAATCCCAATTTTTCTACAGTATCTTTCACATTATGTGGTTATACAGGAGTAAGACCACATTTATATcttacaaactgctcctttaagcTAATCAGTGTATCCGAACAGCCACAAATATGATGGAGAGTATGCGAAAAGGAAACATAAAGGATAATTTGACAAAGCCACATTAAAAACAGTAAACAGGAAGTGTCAAAGTTTCCATGCTGATACTTTATGCTAGATAACGTGTTTGAAAAGAGCCTGGAACTCAGTTCTTCCTGTGATGAGCCTGATAAAGTTCGTCCCTGGAGAGCAGCTCATACTTTCTTACGTTCTACGTTACAGATGTGTGAGCCTACTTCTACTGTGCTATTCTGTGGCAAACACAATTTCAGCATGATCCCGTTGTCATGATGTCAAGATTATTAGCGATATGTAAAGTGCCTCTTACCGATGCATTTGCGATTTTTAAAGAAGGTGAGAGTTCCATGCCAGGTGTCCAAGTGAACGCCTATGATGGATCCCTGACCAAACCGCGATGAGAAGCTCACTTTGTCACCGTTATGATGCAACAACCCTAGAGACCGACACTCATAGTTAGTTATACACAATACTGAAACATAATAAAAACTCATGGTGCTGTATGTGGTATTGTGGATGCATTTTTACCTACATTACATGTTAGATGTTTGGAAGCAACATTAACTAaaagattttttccccaaaaatttCTGTTCTGGAATTTATTTAGTAAATTAGGTGTGTTCATTTTAAGTTTGTATTGTAAATAGTTGGTGACGGACTGTCAACAAACACTAACAAGGCTTTTCCCATATTATATCCCATATACTAAGAATATAAAAGATTATCCATATAAAAACTGCAGTAACTGcattaaacagatttaaatctgATCTTGAACCACTTCAGAATATCCAAGACAAGTTTAAGTATAAATAAACTACatgaccaaatgtttgtggacacctgaccatcacacccatgtgtctTTGTTGAACAgcctattccagatttatttcccCGTTTCTGTTATAATCAGGGATgcacataactttttttttttattctggttCTCAGGAGAGCACTTGGAGAGTTTGTACGGTGCTCACCCCCACGGTCACGTGAATGATAAGCCCCTCCGACGTTCACTCCTAGTCTTTTCAAGAATACCATATCCTCAGCATACGAAGACACAGGACGTACGTGTTTCGCTTTATGGAAGGCCACGAGAAAAACATCACACAGAGCCTTCTGTTGCTCTTCATTCACCTCGGTTTGCCATCTAGCAAGTGGGCGACTGGATATTTCATCTTGACTAGCATGTTATCCAAGACTATTAATAGCTTGTACAACATCTGCTTGCTCCTTACTCTTTTCATGCTTATCAAACACTGGATGACTGAAACTCTTTGTCCCTGCATAGAAGGCACTAGAAGGCGTATCTTACACTACATTTGACTGCGCTCATAGTCAGAGTCAAGCCATGGCACCTCTTGAAGCCACCTCTCCGAGAAAACGCTTTTCTTTATATCCGGCTCGACCTGACATTTCTTCTGAGGTGGCGGAATGCCAAATAAGTTGCTTAATGTCTGATGTTTTTTGAACATCTCTCACACTATTACAGTCGATCCAAGACAGTGACTGTACATTTATAGCTATTGGTACGCAAATGATTGGTCTAAGCTAGTTAACCCTTcgcattttttattttggtcaCGCATGCGCACCAGTTATGTGCACCCCtggttataataacctccactcttctgggaaggctttccgctagattttggagcgtggctgtggggatttgtgttcattcacccacaagagcattagtgaggtcaggaacTGATGTTGGATGGAGgcggcctggggtgcagtcagcgttccggttaattccagtgaagggaaatcttaaagctacagcatacaaggaCATTCTAGACAGTTCTGTGCTTTCACCATTGTGGCAATAGtatggggaagaaccacatatgggtgtgatggtcaggtttccataaacttttggtcatatcgTGTAAATCCGTCTCTCTGAGCAATGTTTTGACAAGAATCGTCCCGATACTTTATGTTATAAGGTAAGAACATGAAACtagtacaaaatatttcaagCGGTGCTAGCTGTTTTCAATTTAACGGTTTGTAAATATCTAAATCTGTACGATTGAACATGAATTTGACCGTACAGATCAGTACAGATGCCCAGCACAATACACCCCCATCAGTCTTCACTTTGTCATCTTCTAAAGATTGGATGCTGAAATGAGAAAACTGCTGCTGTGGATGGTCCCACACGGATACAACAAATATTTGCACTTTCCAAAAACGGTTTATGCCTGAGTCTCATCCTAGCTTCAGCGAATAATCTCATATGGGTTCGGTAGATTTGTACCCAAGAACTGCTtctgtaatcataaaaaaaGTGTCCTGTGCTCATCAGAGGACTCTTCTCCACAATctactcatactgaacatcattCTGAAATCTACATCCGGATATTTGTGAAGCCGTTTTGTGACAGTGGCTTCTTTTAAAAGAgtcatacaaataaaactgaaataaaaatttaaagCAGTACGCAAAAATCGAGTTGTCTGAAGTCGCAACCTTCTCTCGCATAGACCGAATCCACATAAGCTCAAGACAAACATGATCACCAATGTTGTCAAGTGTTACAATTCGCATATTATATAAACGATGCAGTAATCAGATTTTAATCCAGGACGTTTGGGGCAGATTTGACGACAAGTGTTAACGTGCATGTTTAAACTCTTATCGGGGTACAATCCAGATCCCACACGCATCAAACAAACAGGTGTAAATAATGAAAATCTTGATGTCAGTGAGCACACCTTGTTGTTGGGAAAAGTGATTTATTTGTGAAGTAgtttggaaattttttttttttaagtcactgCTTGCTTGCAGTGCCCTATAGTGTATTTACCTGTATATGACAAGCCCCAGCTGTCTTCATCTTTTCCCAGTAAACTGCAGAATGTATGTCGGTATTTGTCCAGATTGACATCTGATGTACCAATTCCTACCATCTGCaaaccacacacaaaaagcTCATCATCATTACACAGGCGATTTACCGAATTAAAAACTTTGGCCAATAactggagaaaaaaattaatttgacGTGTTTGTTCACAAACATGTCAAACATCACATATCTCTACATAaagcagaggtgccaacattgctAACCAGATATCCTAGCaggcacagagaaaaaaatggatttTACCAACAAAACTCTAGAGTACGTTGTGGATGAgagatgaataaaaataaataaataaataaacagatttaagaGAAGCAACAGTACAAATAAGTGCAAAGGCAAGGCAAAtgcattccctttttttttttcttttttttttttttaaactgatggcACTACAGTCCCACCAACTTGTTTTTTACTGGCTCACAAAACCAAAACTCATGACTTCAAAGGTCAAAATTCACCCAGATAAAGCTGCCGCAACGTGGAAGTAACCGATGTGAAAATCAGGGTCCTTTAGATCCTGTGTCCTTATTTCTTCAGTGAGTTGGCTTTTCTGCCAGACAATTTTATTACGTTTACTTCTGCTTTAGCTGAAGGATGTCTCCTGTAATGCTGTTATAAGGGgtcataattcatttaaaaaaaaaaacaaaaaaaaaaccacccccATGAACACAAAACTAGACTCAGAAAGTACTCTGTCAAACCGCACCATGTCTGTTCCATAGACCGGAGAGGTCATTTTGATCTCCCAGAAGTGCTGTCCCTCTGAGAGCTCCTTGGAGCCACGGATAGCCGCCGTGCCGCAGCTGTACTCCGAGTGGAAGCTCACCTTCCTGTTCTCACAGCTCAGCAGCGTGGCTGCTGACCGACTGCCCTCATCCCACACCCAGTCGAATTCtgacacgcaaacacacacataacgcATCCGATCAGACACTCAATACATCATTTAACAGCGGAGAAaatgaatttggggaaaaaaaaaaaaaaaaaaaaaaaaaaaaaaaaaaaaaaagagcgctgtagaattaaaataaatccgTGCACCTGTACCTTGGTCATCTTCACCACAATGGCAGTCACGCAGCCGTGCGTAA
This genomic interval from Ictalurus furcatus strain D&B chromosome 2, Billie_1.0, whole genome shotgun sequence contains the following:
- the mrps34 gene encoding 28S ribosomal protein S34, mitochondrial, whose product is MVKKKRLRLIAEMARKIRAYQELKNRPRDSQRYALDYETMTRPFTGKRLPVLAWQDVRKETPLFRLLAGMRMFGVGRLFTRKSWLEEHTEPCYWKITKVKVDYTAENMDHGKAWGILTFKGKEEASEKEIDKVMYHDWRLVPKHEEEAFTRFEPVPEPPIRHVRYPPLLRAMMLAQQAKELGVDASTLPEPSLPLKRDVLLSKEYFRSQEQQKKEGTPV